The following are from one region of the Ignavibacteriota bacterium genome:
- a CDS encoding ketoacyl-ACP synthase III has translation MAQEKKYNAIVSAVGMYFPEKVYDNKYFESIIETTEEWILTRTGIKERRILEKGATSDLATNAALDLIKKHKINPEEIDCIIVATVTPDMFFPATACLVQKRIGAINAWGFDLEAACSGFLFAFQTGCALVESGQYKKVMVIGADKMSSIVDYTDRNNCILFGDGASAVLLEPSEDKRIGLQDSILRVDGSGEAALHMKGGGSLNPPTHNTVDSKLHYLYQDGKAVFKVAVKGMADVSYELMQQNKLKSEDIAYLVPHQANLRIIDATAERMGLSKDKVMINIDRYGNTTAATIPSCLTEYYRNGKIKKGDKLILAAFGAGYTWGACYIVWAID, from the coding sequence ATGGCTCAGGAAAAAAAATATAATGCAATTGTGTCCGCAGTTGGTATGTACTTCCCTGAAAAGGTGTACGATAATAAATACTTTGAATCAATTATTGAAACAACCGAAGAGTGGATTTTAACGCGCACGGGGATTAAAGAAAGAAGAATTCTGGAAAAAGGTGCAACCAGCGATCTGGCAACAAATGCAGCACTTGATTTAATCAAAAAACATAAAATTAATCCTGAAGAGATTGACTGTATTATCGTCGCCACCGTTACACCTGATATGTTCTTTCCTGCGACTGCATGTCTTGTACAGAAAAGAATAGGTGCGATAAATGCATGGGGTTTTGATCTGGAAGCTGCGTGTTCAGGTTTCTTATTTGCATTTCAAACCGGATGCGCTTTAGTTGAAAGCGGACAGTATAAAAAAGTAATGGTAATCGGTGCTGATAAAATGAGTTCTATTGTTGATTACACAGATAGGAATAATTGTATCCTTTTTGGTGATGGTGCTTCCGCAGTTTTACTTGAACCATCCGAGGATAAACGAATTGGATTACAGGATTCCATTTTGCGCGTCGATGGTAGTGGTGAAGCTGCACTTCACATGAAAGGTGGCGGGAGTTTAAATCCTCCAACTCATAATACTGTTGATAGCAAATTACATTATCTGTATCAGGACGGGAAAGCAGTATTCAAAGTAGCTGTAAAAGGAATGGCTGATGTATCGTATGAGTTGATGCAGCAAAACAAACTTAAGTCTGAAGACATCGCATATCTTGTTCCTCACCAGGCTAATTTGAGAATTATTGATGCAACAGCAGAACGAATGGGATTAAGTAAAGATAAAGTTATGATTAACATTGATAGATATGGAAACACAACGGCTGCTACAATTCCATCCTGTCTGACTGAATACTACAGGAATGGGAAAATTAAAAAAGGTGATAAACTTATCTTAGCAGCATTTGGTGCCGGATATACCTGGGGAGCCTGTTATATCGTTTGGGCAATTGATTAA
- the fabD gene encoding ACP S-malonyltransferase yields the protein MSKKAFIFPGQGSQYVGMAKDLFEKSVEAKEMIKTADDILGINLSYIMFNGPEDELKQTQFTQPAIFLHSVILAGIIRTIDADAAAGHSLGEYSAYVASGTIQFHEAIKLVRARGVAMQEAGNENKGTMAAVIGLDSGKVESLCNDASSEGIVQCANFNSPGQIVISGSVDGVKKAMELCKTAGAKMVKELVVSAAFHSPLMLSAKEKLNSALSSTNFYNPKFPVFTNVTAKQVEGISEIKSKLYEQITAPVRWEETIMNMIKDGVEEFYEIGPGNVLQGLVKRINPDVKRFGIDKFEDVEKYL from the coding sequence ATGAGTAAAAAAGCTTTCATTTTCCCGGGACAAGGTTCTCAATACGTTGGTATGGCAAAAGATCTTTTTGAGAAGTCAGTTGAAGCAAAAGAGATGATTAAAACAGCCGATGATATTCTTGGTATAAATCTATCTTATATAATGTTCAATGGTCCGGAAGATGAACTGAAACAGACTCAATTTACTCAACCGGCTATTTTTCTCCACAGTGTAATCCTTGCCGGCATAATCAGGACTATTGATGCTGATGCTGCAGCAGGGCATTCTCTTGGTGAATATTCTGCTTATGTTGCTTCAGGAACAATTCAGTTTCACGAAGCCATCAAACTTGTAAGAGCACGTGGAGTCGCAATGCAGGAAGCTGGAAATGAAAATAAAGGTACTATGGCTGCAGTGATTGGTCTGGATTCAGGAAAGGTTGAATCATTATGCAATGATGCATCCTCAGAAGGAATAGTTCAATGTGCAAATTTTAATTCACCTGGACAAATTGTAATATCCGGCTCGGTTGATGGAGTCAAAAAAGCTATGGAACTTTGCAAAACTGCCGGAGCTAAAATGGTAAAAGAACTTGTTGTCAGCGCTGCATTCCATTCACCATTAATGCTTTCTGCAAAAGAAAAATTGAATTCTGCACTCAGCAGCACAAATTTTTACAATCCAAAATTTCCTGTATTTACAAATGTCACTGCAAAACAGGTTGAAGGTATTTCAGAAATAAAATCCAAATTGTATGAACAGATTACAGCTCCTGTTCGTTGGGAAGAAACAATAATGAATATGATTAAAGATGGTGTTGAAGAATTTTACGAAATTGGTCCCGGAAATGTGCTCCAGGGTCTGGTTAAAAGAATTAATCCTGATGTCAAGAGATTCGGTATTGATAAATTTGAAGATGTGGAGAAGTATTTGTAA
- a CDS encoding DUF3109 family protein codes for MEKFSKKINGWFIDPQIFTYKFICNCPGECCYYGVYADYKEYETILSIKDKIIDNMDETQTKDVSKWFEPPEKDDDFESGIAVGTEIVNGKCTFLDKNGRCTLQKIALQEGEYKWKYKPVYCVLFPLTTFEGALTIDTEHIERLPNCNTESCNKLTMFEACREELAHFLGEEGFEELKNYREEYLNEINIGVKEDVTK; via the coding sequence ATCGAAAAGTTTTCCAAAAAGATAAATGGTTGGTTTATCGATCCGCAAATCTTTACTTATAAATTTATTTGCAATTGTCCGGGTGAATGTTGTTACTATGGAGTTTATGCCGATTATAAAGAATATGAAACTATTCTTTCCATTAAGGATAAAATAATTGATAATATGGATGAGACACAAACTAAAGATGTAAGCAAATGGTTTGAACCTCCCGAAAAAGATGATGACTTTGAATCCGGTATTGCAGTTGGTACAGAGATAGTCAATGGAAAATGTACCTTCCTGGATAAAAATGGTCGCTGCACTCTGCAAAAAATAGCATTGCAGGAAGGTGAATACAAATGGAAATATAAACCAGTTTATTGTGTTCTTTTTCCACTGACCACTTTTGAAGGTGCGCTTACAATCGACACAGAACATATTGAAAGACTACCCAATTGTAATACGGAATCGTGTAACAAGTTAACAATGTTTGAAGCGTGCCGGGAAGAATTAGCACATTTTCTTGGTGAAGAAGGATTTGAGGAGTTGAAAAATTATCGTGAAGAATATCTGAACGAAATTAATATCGGAGTAAAAGAAGATGTCACAAAATAA
- the fabG gene encoding 3-oxoacyl-[acyl-carrier-protein] reductase: MSQNKRAIVTGGTRGIGRAIVKELASKSCCGVLFSDVAFIYNSCDECAEELQAEIHNPATKILAFKADATSLEQAEATVQEAAEKLGGVDILINNAGITRDNLLLRMTEKEFDDVINANLKSVFNYTKAVIRHMIKQRYGRIINIASVVGIIGNPGQANYAASKAGVIGFTKSMARELASRNITVNAVAPGYIETDMTAKLSEEQRKKLTDMIPMGRMGKPEDIAKVVGFLCSPEADYITGQVIAVDGGMTM; the protein is encoded by the coding sequence ATGTCACAAAATAAAAGAGCTATTGTAACAGGTGGAACTCGTGGAATCGGAAGAGCAATTGTTAAAGAACTTGCATCAAAAAGCTGCTGCGGTGTTTTATTTTCAGATGTTGCTTTTATTTACAACAGTTGCGATGAATGTGCCGAAGAACTGCAGGCTGAAATTCATAATCCGGCTACAAAAATTTTAGCGTTTAAAGCTGATGCAACTTCACTTGAACAGGCTGAAGCAACAGTTCAGGAAGCTGCTGAAAAATTAGGCGGTGTTGATATCCTGATCAATAATGCTGGTATAACTCGTGATAATCTTCTCCTGAGAATGACTGAAAAAGAGTTTGATGATGTAATTAACGCAAACCTGAAAAGTGTTTTCAATTATACAAAAGCTGTAATCAGGCATATGATTAAGCAGCGTTATGGAAGAATTATTAATATTGCTTCCGTAGTTGGAATAATAGGAAATCCTGGTCAGGCAAATTATGCAGCATCAAAAGCCGGAGTAATCGGGTTTACTAAATCTATGGCAAGAGAACTTGCGTCAAGAAATATTACCGTGAATGCTGTTGCCCCGGGTTATATCGAAACTGATATGACTGCAAAATTATCTGAAGAACAAAGAAAGAAATTAACAGATATGATTCCGATGGGACGGATGGGGAAACCTGAAGACATAGCAAAAGTAGTTGGTTTTCTTTGCAGCCCTGAAGCTGATTATATTACCGGGCAGGTAATTGCAGTTGATGGCGGAATGACAATGTAA
- a CDS encoding acyl carrier protein, with product MDVEAKVKEIIMDKLGVEESQITPTASFINDLGADSLDIVELVMGFESAFSVSIPDEDAEKIGTVGDAVKYLTEKLS from the coding sequence ATGGACGTTGAAGCTAAAGTAAAAGAGATAATAATGGATAAGCTGGGTGTTGAAGAATCTCAGATTACACCTACAGCTTCATTCATTAACGATTTGGGAGCTGATTCGTTGGATATCGTTGAACTTGTAATGGGCTTCGAAAGTGCATTTTCAGTTTCCATCCCGGATGAGGATGCTGAAAAAATCGGAACAGTCGGCGATGCTGTTAAATATTTAACTGAAAAGTTAAGCTAA
- the fabF gene encoding beta-ketoacyl-ACP synthase II: MYKKRRVVITGMGVVSPIGIGLQEYWQALIEGRNGVDLITHFDTTKFDTKFAAEVKNFKPEDYFDKKAARRMDRFCQFAVATSDMAMKDSGLDLDKIDRDRFGVIYGSGIGGMKTLQEQHFNFFNGLDPHKISPFFIPMMISDIAAGQISIRFGLKGPNYATTSACATASHAIADAFFLIQRGSVDLMMCGGSEAAITEVSIGGFNSMQALSEWNDRYKEASRPFDKDRNGFVMGEGAGTLILEDYDHAVSRGAKIHGEIIGVGLTGDAHHITAPAPEGEGAFRSMREAIRDAGIAKEEIDFINAHGTSTELNDLNESKAIKNLFGDHAYKLIVDSTKSMTGHLLGAAGGIEAIATVLAIENSLVPPTINLTNPDPVCDLNYSPLSATKKEIKYAISNTFGFGGHNASLLFKKFEK; this comes from the coding sequence ATGTATAAAAAAAGGCGTGTCGTAATTACTGGTATGGGTGTAGTTTCGCCTATTGGAATTGGTTTGCAGGAATATTGGCAGGCTTTGATTGAAGGGAGAAACGGAGTAGATCTCATAACTCATTTCGACACTACAAAATTCGATACGAAATTTGCTGCTGAAGTAAAGAACTTCAAACCAGAAGATTATTTTGATAAAAAAGCTGCAAGACGGATGGATCGGTTTTGCCAGTTTGCTGTGGCAACTTCTGATATGGCAATGAAAGATTCAGGACTTGACCTTGATAAAATTGACAGAGACCGCTTTGGTGTTATTTATGGAAGTGGGATTGGTGGAATGAAAACATTGCAGGAACAGCATTTTAATTTCTTCAATGGGCTGGATCCCCATAAGATCAGCCCTTTCTTTATCCCTATGATGATCTCTGATATCGCTGCCGGACAAATTTCCATCAGGTTTGGTTTGAAAGGACCAAACTATGCTACAACTTCTGCCTGTGCTACTGCTTCACACGCAATTGCTGATGCTTTCTTTCTAATTCAGAGAGGTAGTGTTGATTTAATGATGTGCGGCGGTTCAGAAGCTGCAATTACCGAAGTTTCAATCGGCGGATTCAATTCTATGCAGGCTTTGTCAGAATGGAATGATCGTTATAAAGAAGCTTCCCGTCCTTTTGATAAAGACAGGAATGGTTTTGTTATGGGCGAAGGAGCCGGAACTCTTATATTAGAAGATTATGATCATGCTGTAAGTCGCGGTGCAAAAATTCACGGTGAAATTATTGGTGTCGGACTTACAGGCGATGCTCATCATATAACCGCACCAGCTCCTGAAGGTGAAGGTGCTTTCAGATCTATGAGAGAAGCAATCAGAGATGCAGGTATTGCTAAAGAGGAAATAGATTTCATAAATGCTCACGGAACTTCTACTGAACTAAATGATCTTAACGAATCAAAAGCAATAAAAAATTTGTTTGGTGATCATGCATATAAATTGATCGTTGATTCCACTAAATCTATGACAGGGCATTTACTTGGTGCAGCAGGCGGAATAGAAGCTATTGCAACTGTTTTGGCAATTGAAAATAGTTTAGTTCCTCCAACAATTAACCTTACTAATCCTGACCCTGTATGTGATTTGAATTATAGTCCGCTTAGTGCTACTAAAAAGGAAATTAAGTACGCAATAAGCAACACATTTGGGTTTGGTGGTCATAATGCTTCTCTATTGTTCAAAAAATTTGAGAAATAA
- the rnc gene encoding ribonuclease III: protein MIGTTIGNKKIYVEALIHRSFLEENEQFSFSNERLEFLGDSVLNLIIGEYLFNKFPNEEEGFLTKVRAKLVNRNALSLVAEDMDLAELLILSSSLPKSITHNSKSMLSDALEALIGAIYLDKGIETCKQFIQKKILEPALKNGDHLIDENYKSQLLEYAQANKLAIPVYQIVSEDGPHHDKTFTAEVIIGEKVLGEGKGKSKKEAEQNAAQVALKRI from the coding sequence ATGATCGGGACAACAATTGGTAATAAGAAGATTTACGTTGAAGCACTTATTCACCGCTCTTTCCTTGAGGAAAATGAACAATTCTCTTTTTCTAATGAACGGCTTGAGTTTTTGGGGGATTCTGTTCTGAATCTCATTATCGGTGAATACTTATTCAACAAATTTCCGAATGAAGAAGAAGGATTTCTCACTAAAGTAAGAGCAAAGCTGGTTAACAGGAATGCATTAAGCCTTGTTGCCGAAGATATGGATCTTGCTGAATTATTAATCTTGAGCAGTAGTCTTCCAAAGTCAATTACGCACAATTCCAAATCAATGCTATCAGATGCACTTGAAGCTTTAATTGGTGCAATCTATCTAGATAAAGGAATTGAGACCTGCAAGCAGTTCATTCAGAAGAAAATTCTTGAACCTGCACTAAAGAACGGCGATCATCTCATAGATGAAAATTATAAAAGTCAGCTTCTTGAATATGCACAGGCGAATAAACTTGCAATACCAGTTTACCAGATAGTGAGTGAAGATGGACCTCACCACGATAAAACCTTCACCGCTGAAGTGATCATTGGAGAAAAAGTTCTTGGTGAAGGTAAAGGCAAAAGCAAAAAAGAAGCTGAGCAGAATGCTGCACAGGTTGCGCTGAAGAGAATTTGA
- the gcvP gene encoding aminomethyl-transferring glycine dehydrogenase, giving the protein MKEFDNPDKFVDRHIGPNQYERNEMAKACGVSSVDDLIDQTVPENIRLKEPSALNPPVNEHIFLEDLKNISLKNKVYKSYIGMGYYPSILPTVIQRNILENPGWYTQYTPYQAEIAQGRLEALLNFQTVISDLTAMEIANASLLDEGTAAAEAMHMFYSLRPKEKKNANVFFVSEEVYPQTLDVLKTRSNPLGIEIRIGRTQDALLTDDIFGILVQYPAGYGEVKDYTSMFQQASEKKIFKIVAADLLSLTILKPPGEFGADCVVGNSQRFGIPMGLGGPHAAYFATREEYKRNIPGRIIGVSIDADNNRALRMALQTREQHIKRERATSNICTAQVLLAVIAGFYAVYHGAEGLKAIALRINKFAKMFNLALKYFGFKQLNKSFFDTLLIETDKVMLEKIKAEALKRQVNFRYINDTHIGISFAETVEERDIKKLFEIFGKITGKSFDDKLLREYFAAADKGNEILLPRTSSYLTHPVFKMYRTETELLRYMKKLENKDLSLAHSMIPLGSCTMKLNATTEMTAITWDEFAHIHPFVPKDQAEGYHEIFNELEKDLAEITGLEAVSLQPNSGAQGEYAGLMVIRAYQKDQGQSNRNVVLIPSSAHGTNPASAVMAGMKVVVVKCDDRGNIDVSDLKARAEEHKQNLSALMITYPSTHGVFEESVIEICKTIHNNGGQVYMDGANLNAQLGLTNPGLIGADVCHLNLHKTFCIPHGGGGPGAGPIAVAKHLVPFLPGHPVVNINRDKSITAVSAAPWGSALITLISYAYIKLMGTEGLTLTSKAAILNANYMMAKLKDTFKVLYTGLNGRVGHELIFDMREFKHSCNIEVEDIAKRLMDYGFHAPTVSFPVPGTLMVEPTESESKAEIDRYCEALLSIREEIREIEEGKYSKEDNVLKNSPHTMNSVISDDWKYSYKREKAAYPLPFTRDGKFWPTVRRVDNAYGDRNLVCSCLPIEEYIQETVTQ; this is encoded by the coding sequence ATGAAAGAATTCGATAACCCCGATAAATTTGTTGACAGGCATATCGGTCCAAATCAATATGAAAGAAACGAAATGGCAAAAGCCTGTGGTGTCAGTTCAGTAGATGATTTAATTGATCAAACAGTACCTGAAAATATCAGACTTAAAGAACCGTCAGCATTAAATCCTCCTGTAAATGAACATATCTTTTTGGAGGACTTAAAAAATATTTCACTCAAGAATAAAGTGTATAAATCATACATCGGAATGGGATATTATCCTTCAATACTTCCAACAGTAATTCAAAGAAATATTCTTGAAAATCCCGGCTGGTACACTCAATATACACCGTATCAGGCAGAAATTGCGCAGGGCAGACTTGAAGCATTATTGAATTTTCAAACTGTTATTTCAGATTTGACAGCAATGGAAATTGCAAATGCTTCTTTGCTTGATGAGGGAACAGCCGCTGCTGAAGCAATGCATATGTTTTATTCGCTTCGTCCGAAAGAAAAAAAGAATGCAAATGTATTTTTTGTCTCCGAAGAAGTCTATCCTCAAACTCTGGATGTTCTAAAGACGAGATCAAATCCACTTGGAATTGAAATTAGAATTGGTCGTACACAAGATGCTCTGCTTACTGATGATATTTTTGGAATATTAGTCCAGTATCCGGCGGGTTATGGTGAAGTAAAAGATTACACTTCAATGTTTCAACAAGCAAGTGAAAAGAAAATATTTAAGATAGTTGCTGCTGATTTATTGAGTCTGACAATATTAAAACCACCGGGAGAATTTGGTGCTGATTGTGTCGTAGGCAATTCACAAAGGTTTGGAATTCCAATGGGGCTTGGCGGACCACACGCTGCGTACTTTGCAACAAGAGAAGAATATAAACGAAATATTCCCGGAAGAATTATCGGAGTTTCGATTGATGCAGATAACAATCGTGCATTGAGGATGGCTTTGCAAACAAGAGAACAACACATAAAACGTGAAAGAGCAACTAGTAATATTTGTACTGCTCAGGTGCTGCTCGCAGTTATAGCCGGGTTTTATGCTGTTTATCACGGCGCTGAAGGATTGAAAGCGATTGCTCTCAGAATTAATAAGTTTGCAAAGATGTTCAATCTTGCGTTAAAGTATTTTGGGTTCAAACAATTAAATAAATCTTTCTTTGATACTCTTCTGATTGAAACTGATAAAGTTATGCTCGAAAAAATCAAAGCAGAAGCATTAAAACGCCAGGTTAATTTCAGATACATCAACGATACTCATATAGGAATTTCATTTGCTGAAACGGTTGAAGAGAGAGATATCAAAAAACTATTTGAAATATTTGGAAAGATTACAGGTAAATCGTTCGATGATAAATTATTGAGAGAATATTTTGCTGCTGCGGATAAGGGTAACGAAATTCTTCTGCCAAGAACTTCTTCATATCTTACTCATCCGGTTTTCAAAATGTACAGAACGGAAACCGAACTCCTTCGATATATGAAGAAACTGGAAAATAAAGATTTATCACTCGCACATTCCATGATTCCGCTTGGTTCGTGTACTATGAAATTAAATGCAACAACTGAAATGACTGCAATTACATGGGATGAGTTTGCGCATATTCATCCGTTTGTTCCGAAAGATCAGGCGGAAGGTTATCACGAAATATTTAATGAACTTGAAAAAGATCTTGCTGAAATTACTGGTCTCGAAGCTGTTTCATTGCAGCCAAATTCAGGTGCACAGGGTGAATATGCTGGCTTGATGGTTATCAGGGCATATCAGAAAGATCAGGGACAATCAAACAGGAATGTTGTTCTGATTCCTTCATCAGCTCACGGGACAAATCCAGCAAGTGCAGTTATGGCAGGAATGAAAGTAGTTGTTGTGAAATGCGATGATCGAGGAAATATTGATGTAAGTGATTTGAAAGCAAGAGCAGAAGAGCACAAACAAAATCTTTCTGCTTTGATGATTACTTATCCATCAACTCATGGTGTGTTTGAAGAAAGCGTTATCGAAATTTGTAAAACCATTCACAACAATGGCGGACAGGTCTATATGGATGGTGCAAATCTGAATGCGCAGCTTGGTCTTACTAATCCCGGATTAATTGGTGCTGATGTTTGTCATCTAAATCTGCATAAAACTTTCTGTATTCCTCACGGCGGGGGTGGACCCGGAGCCGGACCGATAGCTGTTGCCAAACATCTTGTTCCTTTTTTACCTGGACATCCGGTAGTAAATATTAATCGGGATAAATCAATTACTGCCGTTTCTGCTGCTCCTTGGGGAAGTGCACTTATCACTCTTATCTCCTATGCGTATATTAAATTGATGGGTACAGAAGGATTAACTTTAACTTCCAAAGCAGCAATTCTGAATGCGAATTATATGATGGCAAAACTAAAAGATACTTTCAAAGTTCTTTATACAGGATTAAACGGAAGAGTTGGACACGAATTAATTTTTGATATGCGCGAGTTTAAACATTCCTGTAATATTGAAGTCGAAGACATTGCAAAACGATTAATGGATTATGGATTCCACGCACCAACAGTTTCATTTCCGGTTCCTGGAACATTGATGGTTGAACCGACTGAAAGCGAATCAAAAGCAGAAATTGACCGGTATTGCGAAGCACTTCTTTCTATCAGAGAAGAAATTCGTGAAATCGAGGAAGGTAAATACAGCAAAGAAGATAATGTGCTGAAAAATTCTCCTCATACAATGAACTCTGTTATTTCTGATGATTGGAAATATTCATACAAAAGAGAAAAGGCTGCTTATCCATTACCTTTTACACGAGATGGAAAGTTCTGGCCAACTGTTCGACGAGTTGACAACGCTTATGGAGACAGAAATCTTGTATGCAGTTGTTTACCAATTGAAGAATACATACAGGAAACAGTTACTCAATAG
- a CDS encoding BamA/TamA family outer membrane protein, with the protein MIFLFFTPIFLQAQSDTLFYEGEYSIIVDSILITGNDITEDFIILRELTFGIGDTLNYHLASYNRERIYSLRIFNEVKLVPFLYNGKNFLRIEIEESWYIYPLPFVNLKDKDWNKISYGLAVSLLNFRGRNETLSGYAAFGYDPSFGFSYFNPNISYNHNLNFQVKLGFSTSTNKSSQAEQLYGKQFEQKNFSSRVQLGKRFGNYHWAYLRTGFDYVETPFYIHGVNASESSIDRTVVAGVSYVYDTRDLSLYAADGIYALASLEFKGLGINGINYRVADLDFREYRKIIEKFTAKWRVSLRHTAGKTVPYYDYSFLGYSERVRGYFHNTESEGNDRFLGSVEINYPIIEETRINLYWIPLLPNSLLSYRVAIIAGLFGDTGVTRNNGDPFMIKNFYTGYGTGISFLLLPYFIFRLEFAINDNGHTEWIFDLGASF; encoded by the coding sequence ATGATCTTCCTTTTTTTTACTCCCATCTTTCTCCAGGCTCAATCCGATACTTTGTTTTATGAAGGTGAATATTCTATTATCGTTGATTCTATATTAATCACCGGTAATGATATCACTGAAGATTTTATAATCCTGAGAGAATTAACATTCGGTATCGGCGATACGCTTAATTACCATCTTGCATCATACAATCGTGAACGTATTTATAGTTTAAGAATATTTAATGAAGTTAAACTTGTGCCATTCTTATATAACGGAAAAAACTTTTTACGAATTGAAATTGAAGAAAGCTGGTATATTTATCCGCTGCCATTTGTTAATCTAAAAGATAAAGACTGGAATAAAATTTCTTACGGTCTTGCTGTTTCGTTATTGAACTTCAGAGGCAGGAATGAAACTTTAAGCGGTTACGCAGCATTTGGTTATGATCCATCGTTTGGGTTCTCATATTTCAATCCGAATATATCCTACAATCATAATTTGAATTTTCAAGTAAAGCTTGGTTTTAGTACATCTACAAATAAAAGTTCTCAGGCTGAACAACTTTATGGTAAACAATTCGAGCAGAAGAATTTTAGTTCCAGAGTTCAATTGGGCAAAAGATTTGGGAATTATCATTGGGCATATCTCAGAACAGGTTTTGATTATGTAGAAACTCCTTTTTACATACATGGAGTTAATGCATCTGAAAGTAGCATTGACAGAACAGTTGTTGCCGGAGTAAGTTATGTTTATGATACAAGAGATTTATCACTATATGCTGCTGATGGAATTTATGCACTTGCAAGTTTAGAATTTAAAGGATTGGGTATCAACGGAATTAATTACCGGGTTGCAGATTTAGATTTCAGAGAGTACAGAAAAATTATAGAAAAATTCACTGCAAAGTGGCGTGTTTCCTTAAGACATACTGCGGGTAAAACTGTACCGTATTATGATTATTCTTTCCTCGGTTATTCAGAACGTGTCCGCGGCTATTTTCATAATACTGAAAGTGAGGGTAACGATAGATTTTTGGGCTCAGTTGAAATAAACTATCCAATTATTGAAGAGACGAGAATTAATCTCTATTGGATCCCACTCTTACCGAATTCGTTATTATCGTATCGTGTTGCAATAATCGCAGGATTATTTGGTGATACGGGTGTAACACGAAACAATGGCGATCCATTTATGATTAAAAATTTTTATACCGGATATGGGACAGGTATATCATTTCTGCTTCTTCCTTATTTTATTTTCAGACTCGAATTTGCGATAAACGATAATGGTCACACAGAATGGATTTTCGATCTTGGCGCATCTTTCTGA
- a CDS encoding RsmE family RNA methyltransferase: MAHLSDIELYYTPAELIRDDKLILSGDEFHHSTNVMRNKIGDTLYVTDGQGIIYTSKIISIQKSELSALIVDSKKQLNESGNIWFCIPSLKKPDRLKFAFEKCVELGIINFILFTSRNAVSTKVIPHKFQKTVLAAMKQSLRAFIPQILSSSFGEIMNLDGNKFLFDQSAGKKYDGTVNNKETTYFLFGPEAWIS; the protein is encoded by the coding sequence TTGGCGCATCTTTCTGATATAGAATTGTATTATACACCAGCAGAATTAATCCGAGATGATAAATTAATCCTTTCAGGAGATGAATTCCATCATTCAACAAATGTGATGAGAAACAAGATTGGTGATACACTATATGTTACCGATGGTCAGGGAATAATATATACTTCAAAAATTATTTCAATTCAAAAAAGTGAATTAAGTGCACTGATTGTTGACAGCAAAAAGCAGCTAAATGAATCAGGAAATATTTGGTTTTGCATCCCTTCGTTAAAAAAACCTGATCGCCTTAAATTTGCTTTTGAAAAATGCGTCGAACTTGGAATAATTAATTTCATACTTTTCACTTCGAGGAATGCAGTCTCGACAAAAGTTATTCCTCATAAATTTCAGAAAACTGTTCTTGCAGCAATGAAGCAATCACTTAGAGCTTTCATTCCACAGATTTTATCTTCATCTTTTGGTGAGATAATGAATCTTGATGGTAATAAGTTTTTATTCGATCAGAGTGCAGGTAAAAAATACGATGGAACAGTAAACAATAAAGAAACTACCTACTTTTTATTTGGACCTGAAGCGTGGATTTCATAA